In Ochotona princeps isolate mOchPri1 chromosome 21, mOchPri1.hap1, whole genome shotgun sequence, a single genomic region encodes these proteins:
- the ZNF660 gene encoding zinc finger protein 660, whose product MRRKTRNFKPKTVKDSKTLSDLTDQESEKDDSQHCDSPTYERVRAAKKQYVCAECGKAFSQNANLTVHERIHTGEKPYKCKDCGKAFSHSSNLVVHRRIHTGLKPYTCSECGKCFSGKSHLIRHQGIHSGEKTYECKECGKAFSRSSGLISHHRVHTGEKPYTCLECGKAFSRSSNLTQHQRMHKGKKVYKCKECGKTCGSNTKIMDHQRIHTGEKPYECDECGKAFILKKTLSEHQRLHRREKPYKCSECGKAFTSNRNLIDHQRVHTGEKPYKCNECGKTFRQTSQVILHLRTHTKEKPYKCSECGKAYRYSSQLIQHQRKHSEEKEAS is encoded by the coding sequence atgagaagaaagacCAGAAACTTCAAACCTAAGACAGTTAAAGACAGTAAAACCCTCTCAGACCTGACTGACCAAGAATCTGAAAAAGACGACAGCCAGCACTGTGACTCTCCAACATATGAGAGGGTTCGGGCTGCAAAGAAACAGTATGTATGTGCCGAGTGTGGCAAAGCCTTTAGTCAGAACGCAAACCTCACAGTACACGAGCGAATCCACACGGGGGAGAAACCATACAAGTGTAAGGATTGTGGAAAAGCCTTCAGTCACAGCTCCAACCTTGTTGTTCACCGAAGAATCCACACCGGCTTGAAGCCCTACACgtgcagtgagtgtgggaaatgTTTCAGtggtaagtcacacctcattcgGCACCAGGGAATCCACAGTGGGGAGAAAACGTATGAATGCAAGGAGTGTGGGAAGGCCTTTAGTCGCAGTTCAGGACTGATTTCACATCACAGAgttcacactggagagaagcctTACACCTGTCttgagtgtgggaaagcctttagCCGGAGTTCAAACCTTACGCAACATCAGAGAatgcacaaaggaaaaaaagtttacAAATGTAAGGAGTGTGGGAAAACCTGTGGTTCTAATACAAAGATTATGGACCaccagagaattcacactggggagaagccttACGAATGCGATGAGTGTGGCAAAGCTTTCATCCTGAAGAAAACCCTCAGTGAACACCAGAGACTACACCGTAGAGAGAAACCCtataaatgtagtgagtgtgggaaagctttcACGTCTAACCGAAACCTGATTGATCACCAGAGAgtccacactggagagaaaccttaCAAGTGTAACGAATGCGGGAAGACCTTCAGGCAGACATCTCAAGTTATCCTACATCTGAGAACCCACACTAAGGAGAAGCCGTACAAATGTAGCGAGTGCGGGAAAGCCTATCGTTACAGCTCACAGCTTATTCAACACCAGAGGAAACACAGCGAAGAGAAAGAAGCCTCCTAA